ctctctcacactcatacacacactccCAGCTTTAACTTTGTGCCTTTTCTAAATGTTTGATATTAGAACTGAAAAGAGacataaacttttcagatttaaATCATGGTCACTATGTTCTCCACTTTTTCAGCAATTCATCAGCATCAAAGCAGCCTGTCCATCACTTTGTTGGCCCATCATCACCCTCTGTGCCCACATATGGTAAACACGGagcaacacacatgcacactgagGCCTTCCCGGCATCTCTGCAATGTCGTCGATAGTGATTTATTACAAAACTCTCCTTAAGTTGATAACAATCAGCTTTTCCTCATTCGTTAATCCACTCTCACTCAAAGACACATGTGCTTTTAGAGAACAGGCCGCTCATTTAATCAACCCGCATATAGTTGATGAAAGCCCTGAGTAATCTAATATTTGCTGTTAGTCTCATGGCTGTCTTTCATTGCTAACGTTGTCTCCTGCTATTTTACTTGTTAGCTGAAGCTAACAAGTTACCACGGAAAgtctttgtagttttttttcctcataaagAAACAGCTGTGGATGGGTGGGGAGGAAGCCCTTAAAAGTAGGAAGTGAAACCCGGAAGACCTGATTAAAGATTAGCGCTATCCAATTGTTTTTCCTGGAAAttcaaaatcccttttaacCCCATGTAGCTGTTATGATTATAATTGCTTTTACACAGCAACGCATTCAAAAGCAACAAGGGAACAAAGGAGTGCATGTATCAGACTTCACTTGCTTTCCCTACTTTGCTCCACAGTAGAACGTCTTTCGCCTGCAAATGAAACCATGGAGGTCCCACctaaaaaagaggagaaaagggtATGTTTCTACCACTTTATTGCTACTTACAAAAGAAGACCgtaataaatacatttgcattttgattttattttgaaggctgGATTGTTTGCATGTGACAACTGCATTTTTCCTAAAAAAGAAAGTATTTGTTTCTCCAGATGAAAGCAGCACGAGCCAAGTTTGATTTCCAGGCTCAGTCACCCAAGTAAGTTACAGAAGGAACTGATACAATAAAGTTGTAATTTCTTCTCTGAATGTAAAGTTATAGGTGTATCAGAAACTGAGATGTTCCTTTTGTGTTTCTCactatctttttttcttccttcaggGAGCTCCCACTGCAGAAAGGCGACATTGTTTACATCCACAGGCAGGTAGATGCCAACTGGTTTGAAGGAGAGCATCATGGAAGAGCTGGTATTTTCCCCACAACATATGTGGAGGTAAACTTCTTTGTCTTCTGTGATGTGCTGATATTGTGTATAATGGCATGAATTTGGCTAAAAACTCCAATGTCCTTCACAGGTTCTGCCTCCTACAGAAAAACCGACACCTATAAAGTCTCCCACTCTGCAGGTGCTGGACTATGGGGAAGCTGTAGCTCTATTTAACTTCAATGCGGACCTACCTGTTGAACTTTCTTTCCGTAAAGTAAGTGGTTCATAATGCATCACTTGTTTGAACTAAAGGTTAGAGCAGAAACAGagcaaaaacatatttacatttagGATTTCCGAATCAGTTCTCACTGTTTATGTCaccatttaaaacttttttaacCTCGATTCTCTATTTTAGGGTGAGGTGATCAGCATAACCAGGCGTGTTGATGATCAGTGGTTGGAGGGCAGGATTCCAGGAACAAGTCGCAGCGGCATCTTCCCAGCCAATTACGTTCAGGTCAACAAGATGCCCCGCACCAAATACTCCATGGATGACTACTCACCGGGACCCATGTCACCCGTCTCTCCTGGACCCCAGAGTCCAGGACGTCCACTGCACTCACCTTCCCCGCGGTCACCGCTGTCCCCTTTCACCTACACTTCCCTGAGCCCCAAACCTGACCACTCCCCCGTGAAACCGTCTTCACCTTTACTGCTCGGCAGCCCAGCTTCACAGTCACGCTCTCCCACTCAGACACCCGTGCCCAAAGAAACGGCTAATCGCTTGCACCTCATCACTTCCAAACCGGTTTCACCcaccaaccacaacaatcaCTGGGCTGGGACACCCTCAGCTAACCAGAGTGCCACAGTTAAAACCATTTCACCCTCCACTCATTCATCAATGTCAGCACACAGAGCGGGAGCTCCCACAGCGAACACTCCCCGATACTCTGACCACTCACAGGTCTGCTCTCACTGCCTTTCTGATAAAGTGACACATTGTACACACCCACAGTGTTATTGTTTGTGCTAACAGGAATGTTGTTCATTATTTGCCATTTCATAATGATGACatgaggttttttgttttttcctaggGTGCAATACCTAATCAGGCTGCTCCACATGCCAACTCCCTGCCGCAAACGCAAGCACCAAACAGCCCCGGTTCACTGATGGTGCAACACCAACCGTACGTCAtcagatgtttttgtttgttcacaTTGTTACAGTACAGAGCAAGTGTTGCAGCTTTGGTGACTTTGTGGTTGAGGCTGCTTGCTCTCAATTTTAGGTATAaagctgtttacaactacaaaCCACAGAATTCAGATGAGTTGGAGCTCAGAGAAGGAGACATTGTACAAGTGGTGGAGAAATGTGATGATGGCTGGTTTGTAGGTATGTGgtttatatttatatctttaTATAAGTGCTATTTTAAGTGTATCATACTGTGTATTGTAGAAACAAGACACTGAAGCAAGGTTTTATATAAAAATGgatggaataaaaaaagaaagaaaaggaatgtTTTGGCTTTGGGCGACAACTTGAATGCATATCTTTATTCATATATTCACAATGTAATACTTGTCAAACTAGTCAAGCATCTACAATAGTTTTCGTCAccaggaaacaaaaacacattctttTAATTCAAGTTTGCCATTTGACGTGTCACCCTTATTTAGATTGTCTGGGAATCACTACAGATATGTCTACAGTGTTAAAATTTACATAAGCAGACACGACAATCCATTTTTGTTAGCAATTTCAAAACATTCTGCAGTGTCAGTGCCCCATCTAGTGGACAAAATGATGTATTGCATATGTAACAGGCAGAGTTAAACAGCAGAAGATCCCACAGATTCACAGTTTCTTTTTCATGACCACACCATATGTTCTGCCCCCTTTCTAGGTACGTCAGAACGGACTCGTGCTTTTGGGACTTTTCCTGGGAATTATGTGGCACCGGTTTGACTTCCTCACTTTCTGCTTGCCCACATCCATCAGGGGTCATTAGCGGCCAACTAATAATGCCAATATCCACCACACTCCCCAAGTGTTGATTAGTACAGCCTGCATGTTCATGATGTGAAAGGGAAATGATGTGATTTCTCACCTCACCTCCCTGCATGTTTCCATGTGTGTTGCACAGAGATTCAATGAGTATATTTTCAAGCACATCACTTCAGAAGATTGAATGAATGCAGATGACACTGTTTCAGATTGAAAGAATGGATTCTATTGTTCCGCGACTCTTTGCAGCTGCAGGAAATTTGCATTTCTCCCCACTGAACAGCACTGTTTCTCCAGAGGTCCTCACAGTACgatactgcattcagcttttcaTCACCACAGTGCCATCACAAACCAGTGAAGTTTCAGTGAAGACCAGAACCTTTTCTAGCTTTCATGGAATATTAATATTTCCTTCAAATATTTTCCCCAGATTTTCTTTCAGATCTCTGAACAGACCCGGCGCAGTTTTGAGGAAACAACACGATAATCTGTAAATGGTGCTCAAAGTAAAGTGCAGTGTGGGCTCAGACATATCAACCTATGAATGCTGAAAAGTATAAAATGCATGTATTGGTCGCCTAAGCAAGTTATTGATTGTATAATGGATGGTATTTCtcatttataagaaaaaaagttaaacgGAAAATTTGAAAGTAAAGAGATGGAATGTGTTTGATGCTGTAAGAGAagtatttgctttgaaactgaaTGTAGAAGATGAGCTGTGTCTGTAAGTCAAGACTAGACGATGGCTTCACAGCGACTGGCTGAACGATCTTTTAAGGTATCTGAATTTATTCTGAATGTGCCAAAGCTAACCTTTATTCACACGCCTGTGTTAACCTGCACATTCCCAGCTCACTTTATTCTTGCTACATTGTTCTACTACTGCTTCTACAGTGTTTTCCCAGCTTATGGGGTAAAAATTCACATTTTGATAACAGTATTCAGAAAATCACATATATTTGTGCCCATGCAACCTCTGAGAGTTTGTAATCCTAACTAAAGCATCTTTATTCTAAAGTTATTTTGCAATTTTATAAGATACATTCATGatttcactgtaaaaaaaaatgtatatttagcACACACAAAAGATGATTGTACAGACTGTAACCTGTTATCAAATGGAAAGCataatatatatttgtttttaaaaaatatattgcatATGTATGGTAcgcaatttttaaaataaatctattaaacattacagaatGATAATGAAAGAAGCTTTTGTTCATGTGTTAATTTTGTGGAACAGTAATATTATTAGATATTATTAGAATAGCTAAACTAGATTACATATAAGGTGACCGggactgtgtttttaaatgtttatgcaGGTTTTAATGCACCAGTGAGAGAAAATTTCACAATAACACAAACGCATACATGGTTATCTTTCTCCATATGTGCAGCAGGAAGTAAACAAGCCCACGTGAAATGAACAGATATTAAACatattaaatgtattaaataagCTAAATAAATGGAATGATATCCTACTGACAAATTGATTGGTAGTTGTGTTGTTTCTCTTGTGTTTCACCTGCTATATTTCTGCAGGTATGTTTGAATTGTGTTTGTCaaaaatttattttatcctTTATAACGATGTCTGAGTTGTAGACTGGGTACAGTAGTTTTTTGTTGGTACCATAAagtgttgtgcaaaagtctttatccagccctcatttctttatattttgctaggaaaatcaGAAATAGGTTCACTGCAATGAGCTGTGTTTGGCATCAATGTCATGCTAAAACATGAAGCTGCTGCCAATCAGACGCTTTCCATATGCTagtgcatggtggatcaaaatctgtcTGCACATTTCCAAATACATCATTGTGTTAATTTTAACAAGATTGCCAACACAACTGGCTGGAATGCAGTCACGAactatgacagagcctccactatgttttacagatggctgtagaacCAGAAACTTCCAATTTGGATTCATAACTCCATAACACCTGTTGCaaatgattttcagtccagttcttgtgtaatcagTCCTCCATTTTTTCCCCGTTTCCGTTAAGAatagcttcttgacagccacttATCCACTGAGACTATTTCTGATGAGTCTTCAGTGCACagcagatggatcaactgaagtgCCAAATACATCTCACCGTGTCAGATCTTCACTTGATTTTTTCCTTATTTCtaaagacatgactttcagatactgttcatttgCTGTAGTTTTTTTAGGCTGCCAcctgtccagtttcctcagattttATTAAGGACATTGCACACCATGCTCAGAATTGCTAGGTTTTTGGCTATTAGCCCTTTCAGAATTGACCTATTAGTGCAAATACGactttatgcctgtcaaactgtgttatgttTGGCAGTTTTCAaagattcagctaaagaaatgtgAACGATGTGTTATTGCAACAAGTTGCCAGTAAAGTAAAACATACAGTTTAAACCTGTTCTTTGCTAACTTGTCTGTTATGTGAAAAACGCAACACTCATCCCATAAGgtaggtggggtttttttttaaaaatccttgaGTAAATCATAGGTCAGTTTTAAGTGCCTTAGTGGTCAGATACAAGGTATGGACTTAAAAAcgttaacaaaaaaacaaaaaaaaaaacacccaatgTCCaatgaaaaaaattgaaaaactctcagaaagcctggagaactagtcaaagtctggctccttggaaacaaTGTA
This region of Pelmatolapia mariae isolate MD_Pm_ZW linkage group LG12, Pm_UMD_F_2, whole genome shotgun sequence genomic DNA includes:
- the sorbs3 gene encoding vinexin isoform X1; protein product: MQSQQSAEVVADPDGTRIIYSGKPGVSSGQQLITSPDLTHKVIISPGLPTPPLSPFHSARLPSGEMKVSELNGGSPSTLSFGSYYGPSQSNSGLSNGLRGSATLPRSTGPTREERLIKFSGIGPVDETGMPIASRSSVNKPKDWYKSMFRQIHKKPEEPELEPSEKWSAERMQLSANTEESNEADKNLFRLTPHGALPDWSEDVDRLSDPGKQHTQPKSIFDFEPGKSTTPESHSQTHLYAQKPQEKPKSPSIEASLVSELSRFEAELDSEIQGLERRLSQKKQHRGWGEEARGRDPVTAPKSGTTSYSNSSASKQPVHHFVGPSSPSVPTYVERLSPANETMEVPPKKEEKRMKAARAKFDFQAQSPKELPLQKGDIVYIHRQVDANWFEGEHHGRAGIFPTTYVEVLPPTEKPTPIKSPTLQVLDYGEAVALFNFNADLPVELSFRKGEVISITRRVDDQWLEGRIPGTSRSGIFPANYVQVNKMPRTKYSMDDYSPGPMSPVSPGPQSPGRPLHSPSPRSPLSPFTYTSLSPKPDHSPVKPSSPLLLGSPASQSRSPTQTPVPKETANRLHLITSKPVSPTNHNNHWAGTPSANQSATVKTISPSTHSSMSAHRAGAPTANTPRYSDHSQGAIPNQAAPHANSLPQTQAPNSPGSLMVQHQPYKAVYNYKPQNSDELELREGDIVQVVEKCDDGWFVGTSERTRAFGTFPGNYVAPV
- the sorbs3 gene encoding vinexin isoform X3, with amino-acid sequence MQSQQSAEVVADPDGTRIIYSGKPGVSSGQQLITSPDLTHKVIISPGLPTPPLSPFHSARLPSGEMKVSELNGGSPSTLSFGSYYGPSQSNSGLSNGLRGSATLPRSTGPTREERLIKFSGIGPVDETGMPIASRSSVNKPKDWYKSMFRQIHKKPEEPELEPSEKWSAERMQLSANTEESNEADKNLFRLTPHGALPDWSEDVDRLSDPGKQHTQPKSIFDFEPGKSTTPESHSQTHLYAQKPQEKPKSPSIEASLVSELSRFEAELDSEIQGLERRLSQKKQHRGWGEEARGRDPVTAPKSGTTSYSNSSASKQPVHHFVGPSSPSVPTYVERLSPANETMEVPPKKEEKRMKAARAKFDFQAQSPKELPLQKGDIVYIHRQVDANWFEGEHHGRAGIFPTTYVEVLPPTEKPTPIKSPTLQVLDYGEAVALFNFNADLPVELSFRKGEVISITRRVDDQWLEGRIPGTSRSGIFPANYVQVNKMPRTKYSMDDYSPGPMSPVSPGPQSPGRPLHSPSPRSPLSPFTYTSLSPKPDHSPVKPSSPLLLGSPASQSRSPTQTPVPKETANRLHLITSKPVSPTNHNNHWAGTPSANQSATVKTISPSTHSSMSAHRAGAPTANTPRYSDHSQGAIPNQAAPHANSLPQTQAPNSPGSLMVQHQPYKAVYNYKPQNSDELELREGDIVQVVEKCDDGWFVDFLSDL
- the sorbs3 gene encoding vinexin isoform X4; amino-acid sequence: MQSQQSAEVVADPDGTRIIYSGKPGVSSGQQLITSPDLTHKVIISPGLPTPPLSPFHSARLPSGEMKVSELNGGSPSTLSFGSYYGPSQSNSGLSNGLRGSATLPRSTGPTREERLIKFSGIGPVDETGMPIASRSSVNKPKDWYKSMFRQIHKKPEEPELEPSEKWSAERMQLSANTEESNEADKNLFRLTPHGALPDWSEDVDRLSDPGKQHTQPKSIFDFEPGKSTTPESHSQTHLYAQKPQEKPKSPSIEEARGRDPVTAPKSGTTSYSNSSASKQPVHHFVGPSSPSVPTYVERLSPANETMEVPPKKEEKRMKAARAKFDFQAQSPKELPLQKGDIVYIHRQVDANWFEGEHHGRAGIFPTTYVEVLPPTEKPTPIKSPTLQVLDYGEAVALFNFNADLPVELSFRKGEVISITRRVDDQWLEGRIPGTSRSGIFPANYVQVNKMPRTKYSMDDYSPGPMSPVSPGPQSPGRPLHSPSPRSPLSPFTYTSLSPKPDHSPVKPSSPLLLGSPASQSRSPTQTPVPKETANRLHLITSKPVSPTNHNNHWAGTPSANQSATVKTISPSTHSSMSAHRAGAPTANTPRYSDHSQGAIPNQAAPHANSLPQTQAPNSPGSLMVQHQPYKAVYNYKPQNSDELELREGDIVQVVEKCDDGWFVGTSERTRAFGTFPGNYVAPV
- the sorbs3 gene encoding vinexin isoform X2; translation: MQSQQSAEVVADPDGTRIIYSGKPGVSSGQQLITSPDLTHKVIISPGLPTPPLSPFHSARLPSGEMKVSELNGGSPSTLSFGSYYGPSQSNSGLSNGLRGSATLPRSTGPTREERLIKFSGIGPVDETGMPIASRSSVNKPKDWYKSMFRQIHKKPEEPELEPSEKWSAERMQLSANTEESNEADKNLFRLTPHGALPDWSEDVDRLSDPGKQHTQPKSIFDFEPGKSTTPESHSQTHLYAQKPQEKPKSPSIEASLVSELSRFEAELDSEIQGLERRLSQKKQHRGWGEEARGRDPVTAPKSGTTSYSNSSASKQPVHHFVGPSSPSVPTYERLSPANETMEVPPKKEEKRMKAARAKFDFQAQSPKELPLQKGDIVYIHRQVDANWFEGEHHGRAGIFPTTYVEVLPPTEKPTPIKSPTLQVLDYGEAVALFNFNADLPVELSFRKGEVISITRRVDDQWLEGRIPGTSRSGIFPANYVQVNKMPRTKYSMDDYSPGPMSPVSPGPQSPGRPLHSPSPRSPLSPFTYTSLSPKPDHSPVKPSSPLLLGSPASQSRSPTQTPVPKETANRLHLITSKPVSPTNHNNHWAGTPSANQSATVKTISPSTHSSMSAHRAGAPTANTPRYSDHSQGAIPNQAAPHANSLPQTQAPNSPGSLMVQHQPYKAVYNYKPQNSDELELREGDIVQVVEKCDDGWFVGTSERTRAFGTFPGNYVAPV